The following DNA comes from Maylandia zebra isolate NMK-2024a linkage group LG6, Mzebra_GT3a, whole genome shotgun sequence.
gtaattgctacagaataatttatgttatactttgttattgctacagaggaatatttattttattattttacatttacaatttttttttcctggggaccctgtgacaccccattgaagagccataggctgtggatctcttaagatctcactgttgggtttgtaaggccatgttactcctaaatttctatcttgttcaaagagaagatataaaataaagttctaagctaatcgaccttagtgttctcctttttaaaaagaatcgttaaacagaatcgaaaatggaatcggaatcgtgaaaatcttatcaatactcATCCCTagacagcagtatgcgacatatACAAAGAGATTCAGTTACATTAAAATTCAGGTACCTGATACCTGACCTCTTCTTCCTTACCTCTGGTTTGTTGTCTGGCCTCTCTCTGGAAGAATTTGTTTTGAAGCACCCTTTTCTTCTGTACAGAAGAATGAatgaacattttaattaattattaattcaattcaattttatttatatagcaccaaatcacagcaaaagtcacctcaaggagctttattattattattattattattattattattattattattattattataacttgAAATCAATAAAGACACATTGATTTTAACAATATAACTGAACTGCTCACCTAATGAATATGATTCCACAGATGATTATAACAGCCAGAAATAGAACAGTGATTGATGCAATTGCAGTTGATTTTTTCCATGAGTCTAGGAAACAGTGACCAAACTGAAAACTTGTTACTGGATTACAAGATTAATGGTCTCATAAGAATGGACATAGAAGATAAAACATATCAGACCAAAGTCTTAATTAATGACACACTTTGAGTATAGTTCTTGCCTAACGGCATACAGCAGTTACAAACTAAAAATACTATAAACTACACTTGGGCCAATTTTAACAACTCCATTGTGTCACTACCTTGATTGTTCCCAATGTCAGGAGAAAAACTGACTGTGCTACGGGTCAGAGTCACTGGACTGTCGTCACCAATCTCACCAGATGGAGTGACTGAATTACCCTCCATTATCTCAGCAGAGGGACTCACTGACATAGAGGGAAGCTTTGGAGCATCTGGAAGGGATGTGGAAATAATTATGACAAAAATTGCAGCaaatttacatttgaatttgGTGTTCAAACAAGTCAATGTGAAGAAATTGTACAAAATCCTAttctttaactttaaatatctATACCCATTATAGCAGATTGTAAAGACAGTTTTAATCTTACAAACCTTCTTTTCTCCCCCTGTGACAATGTCAGAGTTTAAACCCCTGTTTCCTGTGTGGTATTATAGGAAAACTGTCTTGACTCACATTTCACTCTGATAAAGATGACTTCAGATGACATTCGGCCCACCTCATGCTCAGCAGTACAGTAATACGCTCCAGAATCAGAGGACCGGATGGACCTGAAGATGATTTGCTTTTTTTGGCTGATTGGTTGTTGTTCCTTGTACCAGGTATATTTAGCTGCTGGGTTAGCATCACTGCTACAGGTCAGAGTCACTGAACTGCCCTCCACTATCTCAGCAGAAGGACTCACTGACACAGTGGGAACCTCTGGAATGTCTAGAACAGAAAATATTAACAGGACATTTAGAAATTAAGAAATTTCCATCACTTTAATTTTAGTCTCTCAAAACCTCAAGTATGGGGAAAGACAAGCCTGTAATTATTGGTCACATTTGTTATTTTCAATATATTAGATTCATGCTTTGCATGAACAGACCATGTTTGCTGGATTTGTCAGTTGTTCCATAAATTGGATGTACACATGACAGTCCATGGACAGACCTTTGTAGACAGTCAGAAGCAGATTCCTGTGCATCTCTGACTATTACACTGCTAATCAGTTCCTCCAAAGTAAAATAAGCAGGATTAACTTCCAAAATGAAAAGAACTTTGATGTTCTCTGATCAGGATCAAACCACTCTTCAGCACAATGACTGTTCTTTTCTGACTTTAACTGAGTGCTTACCTCTAATTCATGAAACTGACTCCACTCACCTTTAAACTGTATGTACAGTATTGTGAATTTTACTGAACATCTTAAACAAAATTTCAGGGAACAAAGAAAGCTGAGGAGCTGAAAATCGTGATCATCGCATAACACAGTGAAGTAAACTTACACACAGGATCTGAGCGATAATCTTCATGTCCTTTGAAAGCACAGGAGATGATGTCTCCAGGATTGAACAGATCTTGATAAGAACTTTGTTCAACCTTAAAATGATTGTTTTTGAACCAGACAAAAGAAAGACGACCAGCTGGACTGCAGCTGCTTTCacacttcagctctgcctcagTCTGAGACTCATGGACTGATATTATTCTGCTCACCTTCACCTGCAGAGCTGAATATGACAACACAGCAGACATCAGACTTAAATACTCAAAACAATAAATACACCCATTAACACAACAGAGCAACTGAGCTGATTAAATATCCATCAGTGTGTGTTGATCAGTACCTGTGACAGTCAGAGTTGTTCCAGGTAAACTACTCTTCCATTCAAATCTTTGTGTTTTGAATTTGAAGTGATACTCGGCTGAATCACTCTCTGTCAGGTCTCTGATGCTCAGAGTGGAGcgtcctctctctctttcagtcaCCTGAACACGACCTGCATACTGGGAGTCTTCTGTGAGATCCTCAGATCCACGACCAGAACAGAACCAGGACTTTGATTGGATTGGACTTTCATAACTGTTGTAAGTACAAGAAATGTCCACTGATGATCCTTTGACTGCACAGATTCTTCTGTTACTGTAATTCACTCGTTTGCACCGTTCACCATTGACACCTAAAGAAAAAGATGTATCATTGACAGGAAGAACATGATATTAATAATAACCCAGATTAAAAGTTTTTATTTCGATAAAATCTCAAAGTAAACTTACAAACTAATGGAGAGTGAAAATCCTCAAATCCTTTTAAAGCACATGAGTAGCTGTTTGAAGTGTCATATGGCACGTCATAAGAAGAAGAGCTGGCTCCATTCACTTGTTGTCCATTTTTGTACCAGACATAAGATGAAACATAAGGATTACAGCTGGTGACACAATCCAACTGCCGTCCAGTCGACATACTGACCTGAACATCTTGACCAGTGGACAAGAAACAATAAATAAGATGtcagtcactctcacactgAGGGAGACAGAATAGGGAATGCATTTCACAGATCTATCAATGTGTGGAAAAATAATAACTTCCTCAATGTCTAAACATGAAATaatttaaagtttgtttttgttgtaattAATTTAAAACCCCCAATAATACTAAAAATTATAGCacttatattaaatataagtgtGTTGATCAGTACCTGTGACAGTCAGAGTTGTTCCAGGTAAACTACTCTTCCATTCAAAGCTTTGTGTTTTGAATTTGAAGTGATACTCGGCTGAATCACTCTCTGTCAGGTCTCTGATTCTCAGAGTGGAGcgtcctctctctctttcagtcaCCTCAGCACGACCTGCATACTGGGAGTCTTCTCTGAGGTCCTCAGATCCACGACCAGAACGGAACCAGGACTTTGATTGGATTGGACTTTGATAACTGTTGTAAGTAGAAGAAATGTCCACTGATGAGCCTTTGAATGCACAGATGCTTCTGTTGCTGTAATTCACTCTGTTGCATGAATCACCTCGGACACCTGAAACATAAAATGATATTTAAGTCAGATTTAGAAAGTAGTTACTGTGAGTTTGACTGTTTTTATTCAGATGTATGTAATGACTCTATGAGATGGTTTTATGTAACTGAAATAAACTCACACACTGAAGGAGAGGAGAAATCTCTTACAGCACAGGAGTAGCTATCTGAAGGCTTTAGATAGTCTCTAAACCAGTACAGGCCTCTAGTAGAAATTTTCTGACCATTTTTGTACCAGATGTAGGATGGACTATCATGTATTTTACAACTGCTCTGACAAGTCAGCGTTGCCCAGTTGGAATTTGATGATCCGTTCACGTGTACCTGAAGAGCTGAATATGTGAAGACAGAGCAAAAATCAGAGTGGAGGCTCTGCTCTGCTGTTCTGTTTATCCATTTGCAAACACATACAGTTATATTCATAACAAGTTTGGACAGATGTGTAAACGAAAATTTTACCTGTGGCAGTCAGAGAGACTCCAGGTGAAACAGTAAGATCACCTTTGTTTGTTATGTATCTGAACTTGTACACAGCTGAGTCGCTGTCTCTCAGGTCTCTGATTGTCAGAGTGCAGCTCTTCCATTGAGAACTGTACGACACTCGACCTGAGCCTTTTTTTAGATCATCAGGGTTATATTCAATACGTTCAGTGAGCCAAATTTTTTTTGACAATTTTAATGGCTGGTTGAAGGAGCAGCCTATGTCCACTGTTGATCCTTTAAAGGCACAGATCTGAGTAGAAGTGTAAGTCACTCCATTATTACTCTGAACCACTGTAACACAGAACACAtcagaatcaaaatcaaatcctCTAAAGTAATTTACATTTGTTTGcaccttccaaaataaaaatgaatcacTTTAATGCTGTGATAAGGTTCTGGTTAAAGGATTATTATGCACTGGGAAGAGGCAAAAGGAACAATTACTGATGAACTGATCTTCCTCTACTTCTTCTAAATGGTAACTCTATGCTCTAAAAAGGTTGCAAAGCTGCAAAGCTGTGTAGGTCCATTAGTACAAATAACACAATTTGAAAAATTTGGGTTTATTGCGAACCTTAACATTTTCAATTTGTGACAACCGGAAACAGCTCTGGTATCAGGGTGTAACCGTTGATATAAGTCAAAAATAGAGATACACAATACCTGAtaaagagagaagaaagagaacACATCTGCTCGCTGCTGCACTTAAACTCATAGCTGCTCCTCTCATTTCTTAAATCACATCAACATGACAAATACTGTTCACTAGTTAGTCTTCATGAGACGCTGAGGTGAGATGAGATCTCTTCTGTGGTTGGAAAATATAAAAGTCATATTAAACTGTCTTCCTTCCTGGTGTACACGCTCAGTATGGGTAAATAGATGAAAACCTGTAAACTCCCACACTGAAATGAAGAAGTGGTTCTTATACAGTGCAGCACGCAGAATGAacttcttaaaaacaaacacaacatattTGAATCACTTTTTAATTTTACGTTTCTGGTCCAGTTTATTAATGAGATCATATGATCACAAGACCATAAAAATTTTCTATACATCATTAGCTTTAATGTAGGTTTACTTTATGCAAAACTCATCTCGCAGAGAGCTGAGAGCAAATCTTTAACACAAAATGTCTCCTAGATAAAAACAACATAGGGTGAGTCAGCTACAACTACTTGAATGACAGTTAGCAGTCTTTCTGTTAACATGCTGGCTTTAGCTTATCAGGCTTCTGATGATAATACCAGCTTACCTGCATCATGTAATTATCTCTCTAAAAGTCCAAAAACAAAAGCCACCTGCAGTAGattatatatttaaattctTAGTGCGCTTcatgaatgttcatttcttgCCTTATTGCCACAGTGTTACATTAAAATAAGTATCCATAATGTAACTGAAATTTTAACATGGAtgtcaaaataaatatatccTGTGTGGGGCCTGAGTGATTCACATACTTGTTAAGAACCCCGCTGTATGTGATTCAGGAATTTATTTTTCAAGACAATAAGAAACCATTAGGTGTAGATTTCAGAGGGGGCAAATATGACATGCCACCACCTAACATTTTGAATACAGAATACGTCCAACATGAAATTCATGTACATGTTAAAATAACCACAGAACCAGCCTTTTCAATCTAAAACAGTGTCACAAACCACCACTATGCACACAATATCAGAATGCAGGGTGGTCTTGTACTTGCTCTTCTACTCTCAGTAGGCAGCCAAGCAATTGTGTATTATCACAAGTTTATGGACCACAAGCAATTACCACACTTTTATCAGATAAAAGAGCCTTAAATATTAGTCCCCGCAAATCTGCCCTTTATTTTGCACTTTCGGATTCTTCGCTGTTTCCACCAGGTCATCCCTGTTTCTGTTTCGCTAGAGTCTGAGgaaaaccattttttaatttggatggattacatttattttaatcacaTGGCCAAAATAATGCATAATAATTCTAAACAATATGGCTGATCAAGTAATAATGTGAGCTTAGAAtgttttattatattaatcaggTTTTGTTGACTGAGGAGTACAGTGCAGATGATTTCTCTACTCTTCCTTTACTTCTGGTGtagacagaaaaagagagaagatgaTATTATTGCCATTAATACAGATTCACATAGTAGAAAAGCTAAAAAGCATTACATAGAAAACACCAGCAGTTTGGATCAGGATATTTAACAGGGTTTCTTCACACTTAATGCTAAGCTCATTTGtctaaacagaagagaaaaagggGGTTTCaacacatgttcatgttttACCACCAAGCAGTGTGGAAACTGAGTTTAAAACAACATGTCGAGTTCTTTTCCTTAACATTAAGTTTTAAgattgcttgtttttcttttctagtGAATTAAAAACTAATTTATTGTGAACATATTATAGCATAAGTTGTATCCGTAGGACCTGTTACTTTaacaatatttattattatataatatagaTTAATTTGTCCACTTTCAAAAACCTACAAGTCTTTTCCTTGTGGATTTAATCCAACAACAAGAAACTGGttgtttaattaaaaagaatTCATTTATTGGACTACCCAATCATGTCGCTGTGATGTctgatgttttctttattcatttgtacaaaataataaataaattattgtaTCACTCATTGTTACTGTGGGACCCAACATACAGACACTGGGTCTCTCAATGATAGAACACACAGACTTTATTCTTGCAGTGATtaacacacactgcacaccacagTCATCACTCACACACCCCTGGTCCCAGCGACCTACTGAGGTAGCCTCAGTAggtctcagttttcaaaaatacccgtgtacgtgtggacgtagcgtagCAACAGGTGGCGCTATATTCCTAACCATGTAGAAAtggtctagaagcctcggtgggaaatagtaaacaaggatggggcatagaagcggaacagagtcgtatgtgtggcgggacagtaactgtgtatgtaagaatttaaacactgcagagagtacaacTAACAGTAatagtattgtagaaattcatttcaccgaaacaataccgtggcgcacagtgtgacgtcaaaaaaggcgcacacctttgatgctgcgttttctccgtttttctcgtccacacgtaaatgcaaaaacgagttttcaaaaatatccaccctggccggagtttttaaaaatctccgttttcagtgaccgaaaacgccatttacgtgtggacgaaaggtgcaaacgcatagaaaaatctgcgttttcaaaaatacccgggtacgtgtggacgtagcctgagacAAAATAGAGGAATCACAATTAGCTGATGACTGGCAGCTGTGGCCGCCCGACTCCTCCGACACTGTCTCCAAAACCTCTGCTTCACCCATTCACCACACCCACCCACTCTAATTATCAAGTTAAGTTTGCTGTTAGCCAAATTTAGGTTACAAATTTGGTGTGATAGTCATAATTTTAAAAGCATTAACTAACTTTTTGGTCAGTTGGAAGGTTGATCCTAGAACATTTATGACGAAACAGGAACCTTACATGACTGGAacaaaatttgtttttgttgaaccacacaaaagaaaaccagCTGGACTGCAGCTGCTTTCACACTTCAGCTAAAAATAGTTACCCCCAAATCCTTGGGTGGATCGTAAAACTAGTGAataaatgtttggttttgatttaaagaaaataattctttgtaaagaaaatccttagttaaagtctattaaaatgtttgtgaactctaaaatgtatactttaaaatacaattgtttataaaaaaaagtgttaaatgcaaagaagacacattttgtatatttaagaaccacagttaaattaacacaGTTAACCACATAGTAAATGGCTTTACTGAAGtgtattttgttattgtgtggatgcatccacactattgagttcctgtttctctttattctttattattattattttttgttcctgtttctctttattctttattgtgt
Coding sequences within:
- the LOC111501121 gene encoding B-cell receptor CD22-like, with protein sequence MSTGRQLDCVTSCNPYVSSYVWYKNGQQVNGASSSSYDVPYDTSNSYSCALKGFEDFHSPLVCVNGERCKRVNYSNRRICAVKGSSVDISCTYNSYESPIQSKSWFCSGRGSEDLTEDSQYAGRVQVTERERGRSTLSIRDLTESDSAEYHFKFKTQRFEWKSSLPGTTLTVTALQVKVSRIISVHESQTEAELKCESSCSPAGRLSFVWFKNNHFKVEQSSYQDLFNPGDIISCAFKGHEDYRSDPVYIPEVPTVSVSPSAEIVEGSSVTLTCSSDANPAAKYTWYKEQQPISQKKQIIFRSIRSSDSGAYYCTAEHEVGRMSSEVIFIRVKYAPKLPSMSVSPSAEIMEGNSVTPSGEIGDDSPVTLTRSTVSFSPDIGNNQDSWKKSTAIASITVLFLAVIIICGIIFIRRKGCFKTNSSRERPDNKPEENAYYYMFDPAPNGRPERGGPSAPAQSRAAEEQQDDLCYSSVTFIKKPEEHDYYNILPIKTKRRKEKDEEVTDVDYTVVRLNSTQRLRDQQAAEYSSALYSTVRKK